Proteins encoded by one window of Fodinicurvata sp. EGI_FJ10296:
- a CDS encoding flagellar hook-basal body complex protein: MSVFSSLNTAVGGLRAQSTALGHISDNIANSTTLGYKRTETNFRDLVTTSNQRLHSPGSVIAQPKFVNNVQGELTQSQTETHMAVSGNGYFVVSEPERFEGDEIFFRNEEFYTRRGDFELDRYGNMVNGAGYYLRGQPVIDQDTMNTSDVMEIVNVATTTTEPEATTRINYLANLPSEADVVPEIPAGALNAGVAPWSGVAEAPRAVGDVNVPGLASTDPREIDFTDVPVAEGAEYTVTIGGQQFTYTAAAGDDINDVVTGLAADIDADPAFDANGASAPVLEITDGAGTENISAESDAQTYDYDGFMASSVSGGALTVYDEIGNPYDVQMRWVRTDRNQWSLYYDRGDDPVDGRTWVEADQFNFANGQLVGDTSREISINLDSGFSDDINFSFANSNQEPGLTQYADSDISVFRLDQDGFRSGVMTNVFVDENGYVTASFDNGIDRTLYQVPVAMFNAENELNRKDGGAFFRSPESGTPRYEQMGRAGAGSINGSALENSNVDIADEFTKMIIAQRTYSANTRVITTSDEMLQEIINAKR, translated from the coding sequence ATGTCGGTGTTCTCTTCGCTCAATACAGCCGTCGGCGGCCTGCGGGCACAATCGACCGCCCTGGGGCACATCAGCGACAATATCGCGAATTCGACGACGCTCGGGTACAAGCGAACCGAAACCAATTTCCGGGATCTGGTCACGACATCCAACCAGCGCCTTCATTCGCCCGGCTCGGTCATTGCCCAGCCCAAATTCGTCAACAATGTCCAGGGCGAACTGACGCAAAGCCAGACCGAGACCCATATGGCGGTCAGCGGCAACGGCTATTTCGTCGTGTCAGAGCCCGAACGTTTCGAGGGCGATGAGATTTTCTTCCGCAACGAGGAGTTCTATACGCGGCGCGGCGATTTTGAATTGGACCGTTACGGCAACATGGTCAATGGCGCTGGCTATTACCTGCGCGGCCAGCCGGTGATCGATCAGGACACGATGAATACCAGTGACGTGATGGAAATCGTGAACGTTGCCACTACCACGACAGAGCCGGAAGCTACGACACGCATCAATTACCTTGCCAACCTGCCCAGCGAAGCGGATGTCGTGCCTGAGATTCCCGCAGGCGCGCTGAATGCCGGGGTCGCCCCCTGGTCCGGCGTTGCCGAGGCCCCCCGCGCGGTCGGAGATGTGAACGTTCCCGGATTGGCGTCGACTGATCCGAGGGAAATCGACTTCACGGATGTCCCTGTCGCGGAAGGGGCCGAATACACTGTTACCATTGGCGGTCAGCAGTTCACCTACACGGCGGCAGCCGGCGATGACATCAATGACGTCGTCACTGGACTTGCCGCCGATATCGACGCCGATCCGGCTTTCGACGCCAATGGCGCGTCCGCTCCCGTTCTTGAAATCACCGATGGCGCGGGGACGGAAAATATCTCGGCCGAGTCGGACGCACAGACTTATGATTACGATGGCTTCATGGCGTCGAGCGTCAGCGGCGGCGCCCTGACAGTTTATGACGAGATCGGCAATCCCTATGACGTTCAGATGCGCTGGGTCCGGACCGACCGCAATCAATGGTCCCTCTATTACGACCGCGGCGATGATCCGGTCGACGGCCGAACCTGGGTCGAGGCCGATCAGTTCAATTTCGCCAATGGGCAACTCGTCGGCGATACCAGTCGCGAGATCAGTATAAACCTCGATTCGGGATTCAGCGATGATATCAATTTCTCGTTCGCCAATTCCAACCAGGAGCCCGGACTTACACAATATGCCGACAGCGATATATCGGTGTTCCGCCTTGACCAGGACGGGTTCCGCTCCGGCGTCATGACGAATGTTTTCGTGGATGAGAACGGATACGTGACGGCATCCTTCGACAACGGCATCGACCGGACGCTCTATCAAGTACCCGTTGCCATGTTCAACGCCGAGAACGAGTTGAACCGCAAGGATGGCGGCGCGTTTTTCCGCAGTCCGGAAAGCGGCACACCTCGATATGAACAAATGGGCCGCGCCGGGGCCGGATCGATCAATGGATCGGCGCTGGAGAATTCCAATGTCGATATCGCTGACGAGTTCACCAAGATGATCATCGCCCAGCGCACCTACTCCGCCAACACGCGGGTCATCACAACGTCGGACGAAATGCTTCAGGAAATCATCAACGCCAAGCGTTAA
- a CDS encoding flagellar hook assembly protein FlgD, producing the protein MVDMTSLTGQTGNLPRPQTTLGGQSSSAGQAARQRDEDPEIKPASESDKAVLGDDFDAFLSLLTTQLQNQDPMSPMDTNQFTEQLVQFSQVEQAIKSNDNLETLIDLQRGTDINTAAALTGKMVEVDGNKNRLNTAEGPMRYVLDVPEGLSEMQVEMVNAGGQVIHRTEMDPASGRREMAWDGAMIGGGTAPDGNYTVRAIGREGAEGEMTNVPTSVIGPVDGATVEDGEIMLEVGGGRVSIDDLKSFRSAAV; encoded by the coding sequence ATGGTCGATATGACATCCCTCACCGGTCAGACCGGCAATCTACCGAGGCCTCAGACAACTCTAGGGGGCCAATCGAGCAGCGCTGGCCAGGCGGCCCGCCAACGGGACGAAGATCCGGAGATCAAACCGGCTTCGGAATCGGACAAAGCGGTTCTGGGCGACGATTTCGACGCCTTCTTGTCGCTGCTGACCACGCAGCTCCAGAACCAGGATCCGATGTCTCCGATGGACACGAACCAGTTCACCGAGCAACTCGTCCAGTTCTCGCAGGTCGAACAGGCGATCAAGTCGAATGACAATCTGGAAACACTGATCGACCTGCAACGCGGCACCGACATCAATACTGCCGCAGCCCTGACCGGCAAGATGGTCGAAGTCGACGGCAACAAGAATCGCCTGAACACGGCCGAGGGTCCCATGCGGTACGTCCTCGACGTTCCGGAGGGTCTGAGCGAGATGCAGGTCGAAATGGTCAATGCCGGCGGACAGGTCATCCATCGCACAGAAATGGACCCGGCTTCCGGCCGTCGCGAGATGGCGTGGGACGGCGCAATGATCGGCGGCGGCACAGCGCCGGACGGCAACTATACTGTCAGGGCCATTGGCCGGGAAGGCGCCGAAGGCGAGATGACAAACGTGCCGACCAGCGTCATCGGCCCGGTCGACGGCGCCACCGTCGAGGATGGCGAGATCATGCTCGAAGTCGGCGGCGGGCGCGTATCGATCGACGACCTGAAGTCCTTCCGCAGCGCTGCCGTCTAG
- a CDS encoding flagellar hook-length control protein FliK: MDIQASIFGTTRLGRTDGQSGGARENSGAAFDGLLRLAAGRTAESSSDAEISETEARAAIDFARRMTETEAEGGAEAVGDGGGQTLPGGDVLKALENLLAAMDIDVTEQVGKVLEEGGIEDAVRKLVAALAEALQAEGDTDGMQTIPAQDADLLANADDETIGAALAALIDIEMAGADRVESLSSRMSSWAEEVSGLGGGLAGLTAMFGREASAIGRSRDSGPQIIVPNQTTAGGDGEGDAEIAASRPGGTARADGEASARDGGTGTDSRGRQFSDALFRLGSETLGDDNEMPTGLRSTFATAGSETTTSLIPTSSAIGQGPAAAGGAAAGLAAEAAAQRPGAGATPVQDQIALHLKKLADNGGDRLRLQLQPTRLGGIDIVMEIGRDGRVQAVVMADKAETLSLLQRDSRALEQALREADLTVDGDSLRFDMADRQERNGEDETGAGSRRSLGDRLWAQGDDNPDPAQVAQPPAISLRAVDITI, encoded by the coding sequence ATGGACATCCAGGCATCAATTTTCGGCACTACAAGATTGGGGCGTACGGACGGCCAATCAGGCGGTGCCCGCGAGAACTCCGGCGCTGCCTTCGACGGACTGCTGCGGCTTGCTGCGGGGCGAACCGCCGAATCGTCATCGGATGCGGAGATTTCGGAGACCGAAGCCCGCGCCGCCATCGACTTCGCCAGACGGATGACCGAGACCGAGGCGGAAGGTGGCGCGGAAGCCGTCGGCGACGGGGGCGGGCAAACATTGCCGGGCGGCGATGTGCTGAAGGCGCTGGAAAACCTGCTCGCCGCGATGGATATCGATGTCACCGAGCAAGTAGGCAAGGTTCTGGAAGAAGGCGGCATAGAAGACGCCGTCAGGAAACTGGTCGCTGCGTTGGCGGAAGCGCTGCAGGCGGAAGGCGACACTGACGGTATGCAGACCATTCCCGCGCAGGACGCCGATCTGCTCGCCAATGCGGACGATGAGACGATCGGTGCAGCGCTTGCCGCCCTGATCGATATCGAAATGGCCGGTGCCGACCGGGTCGAGTCCCTGTCGTCCCGGATGTCATCATGGGCAGAAGAAGTTTCCGGTCTCGGCGGCGGCCTGGCCGGTCTGACGGCCATGTTCGGCCGGGAGGCGAGCGCCATCGGCCGAAGCCGCGATTCAGGCCCCCAGATCATCGTACCAAACCAGACCACGGCCGGCGGCGACGGCGAGGGGGACGCGGAAATCGCGGCATCAAGACCGGGGGGCACCGCTCGGGCCGACGGCGAGGCTTCGGCACGCGATGGCGGAACCGGCACCGACTCCCGTGGCCGCCAGTTCAGCGACGCTCTCTTCCGGCTCGGCTCGGAAACGCTCGGCGACGACAACGAGATGCCGACGGGGCTCCGCAGCACCTTTGCCACCGCGGGCTCGGAGACGACGACGTCACTGATTCCGACAAGCAGCGCCATAGGCCAGGGGCCGGCCGCAGCCGGTGGCGCCGCAGCCGGCCTGGCGGCGGAAGCCGCAGCTCAGCGTCCGGGCGCCGGTGCAACACCGGTCCAGGACCAGATCGCGCTTCATCTCAAGAAGCTGGCCGACAATGGCGGGGATCGTCTGCGCCTTCAACTGCAGCCAACCCGCCTCGGCGGCATCGATATCGTGATGGAGATCGGCCGCGACGGGCGCGTGCAGGCAGTCGTCATGGCCGACAAGGCCGAAACCCTTTCATTGCTGCAGCGCGATTCCCGCGCTCTGGAACAGGCCCTCCGGGAGGCCGATCTGACGGTTGATGGCGACAGCTTGCGGTTCGACATGGCCGACCGCCAGGAGCGCAACGGTGAAGACGAAACCGGCGCCGGATCCCGCCGGAGTCTCGGCGACAGGCTCTGGGCACAGGGCGACGACAATCCGGACCCGGCCCAGGTCGCTCAACCACCGGCCATCAGTCTCAGAGCCGTCGACATCACCATTTAG